The following nucleotide sequence is from Synechococcus sp. KORDI-52.
AACGGCTTGCAACGGATCAGCCTGGGGTTGATGGCCGATCCCCCAGGGGTCAGTCAAGCGCTGAGCACCGCGGCCCTGGTGCAGCTGCAGTTGGACCAACGCAGTTTTGATTGGACGCTCTGGTCGGCCCCCAGCTCACCCACCAAAGCCAAGGGGCGCTCCATCGACATCCAAGCCGCCCTCGACACTTTTGAAGTGGCGTTTTTTTCCGACCCACGTCGACGCCGTTCCCCAGCGAGCAGTCGCACCACCTGGACCAGCGCATATCTGCCTTACCTGCGGCGCCTGGCCCATCTACACGGTGATCAGCCCCTGGAGCCGGCACTTCTGATGCAGACGCTGACCAGTTACGACGACGGCAGCCGCAGTCGCCAGCAATGCGCCACGGCCCTGGCGGCCCTGGCCCGGCACCTGGAGCTGCCGTTACCGGAGGACTGGCGCCAGGAGGCCGGTGGCTATGGCCTGCACCGGGCCCGCTTCCGCCAGCTGCCCACCGACCCGCAGATTCTGGAGGCCGCAGGCCGCATTCCCAACCCGCAATGGCGCCTGGCCTATGCCCTGATGGCCACCTATGGCCTGCGCAACCATGAGGTGTTCTTCTGCGATTGCTCCTCCCTTGCTCCTGGTGGCGATCGGGTGTTGCGGGTGCTGCCCACGACCAAAACCGGTGAGCACCAGAGCTGGCCATTCCACCCCGACTGGGTCGAGCGCTTTGGGCTGCAGGAGCTTGCGGAAAACCCGGCCGCCCTGCCGGCCATCAAGACCGATCTGCGCCGCACCACCCTGCAGCAGGTGGGGCGCCGGGTGAGTGAGCAGTTCCGGCGCTACGAGCTGCCAATCACCCCCTACGACCTGCGCCACGCCTGGGCCGTGCGCACCATCCACGTCGGCCTGCCCGACACCGTCGCCGCCAGAATGATGGGGCACTCGGTGACGATCCACACCCGGACCTATCACCACTGGATCACCCGACGTGACCAGCAGCAGGCGGTGGATGCAGCCCTGGCCCGTCGACCGGCCTGACCGGAACCTGACTGTTGTTTGACCATCAACGATGACG
It contains:
- a CDS encoding site-specific integrase, producing the protein MELKSALETANAQLAAQGSRLRIEQRGRRLNLRGPLPLRSDATRNGLQRISLGLMADPPGVSQALSTAALVQLQLDQRSFDWTLWSAPSSPTKAKGRSIDIQAALDTFEVAFFSDPRRRRSPASSRTTWTSAYLPYLRRLAHLHGDQPLEPALLMQTLTSYDDGSRSRQQCATALAALARHLELPLPEDWRQEAGGYGLHRARFRQLPTDPQILEAAGRIPNPQWRLAYALMATYGLRNHEVFFCDCSSLAPGGDRVLRVLPTTKTGEHQSWPFHPDWVERFGLQELAENPAALPAIKTDLRRTTLQQVGRRVSEQFRRYELPITPYDLRHAWAVRTIHVGLPDTVAARMMGHSVTIHTRTYHHWITRRDQQQAVDAALARRPA